Genomic window (Candidatus Dependentiae bacterium):
GAGGTTGCAAAAAAATTTTGACTATTTCGCTAAAGCTACGGCTAGGCAAGCCAGTTTAGTTGGAATAATAAATAAATATATCTAGTAAAATTGAAGCGAAGGCTGTCTCGCTGAAGCTTTTAAGCGCAAGCGGACTGGTGTAAGAGGTTGCAAAAAAATTTTGACTATTTCGCTAAAGCTACGGCTAGGCAAGCCAGTTTAGTTGGAATAATAAATAAATATATCTAGTAAAATTGAAGCGAAGGCTGTGTAAGAAGCAAGGTCTTTTTGAGGGTGTTATTAATGCATTATGTTTATATTATAAAATCATTTATTGATGGTGAACATTGGTATGTTGGTAGCGCTATTGATGTTGTTCGCCGATTAGAAGATCATAATCTTGGTGAGTGTGTACATACCTCTAAATATAGACCGTGGTCATTACATTTGTTTATTGGTTTTGAGAATAAATATAAAGCCTTAGCATTTGAGAAATATTTAAAATCTGGTTCTGGTAGAGCGTTTTCTAAAAAACATTTTTAAGTCTTTTTATCGGTTTTTCCTTCGCTAAAGCTACGGCTAGGCAAGCCAGTTTAGTTGGAATAACAAATAAATATATCTAGTAAATTTGAAGCGAAGGCAGTCTCGCTGAAGCTTTTAAGCGTAAATAAATTAAAAAAATTGAATTAGTTCTAAAAAATTAAAAAAG
Coding sequences:
- a CDS encoding GIY-YIG nuclease family protein, whose protein sequence is MHYVYIIKSFIDGEHWYVGSAIDVVRRLEDHNLGECVHTSKYRPWSLHLFIGFENKYKALAFEKYLKSGSGRAFSKKHF